A genomic stretch from Juglans microcarpa x Juglans regia isolate MS1-56 chromosome 3S, Jm3101_v1.0, whole genome shotgun sequence includes:
- the LOC121258396 gene encoding 60S ribosomal protein L2, mitochondrial, with amino-acid sequence MMNQMFHLDINSQIGSCMPLAAMRIGTMIHNIEMNPGQGGKLVRAAGTSAKILKEPTSKYCLVRLPSGAEKLINSRCRATIGQVSNPGHGARKLRKAGQSRWLGIRPKVRGVAMNPVDHPHGGGEGKSKSSGSHGKCSRTPWGKPCKSGYKTGPLKRRK; translated from the coding sequence ATGATGAACCAGATGTTCCATCTAGacataaattcacaaattgggAGTTGCATGCCACTTGCTGCCATGCGTATTGGAACAATGATCCATAATATTGAGATGAACCCGGGTCAAGGTGGCAAGCTAGTTCGAGCTGCAGGTACTTCTGCAAAGATCTTGAAAGAGCCAACGTCCAAGTATTGTTTAGTGAGACTACCTTCAGGTGCTGAGAAGTTGATCAATTCTCGGTGTCGGGCCACAATCGGTCAGGTGTCAAACCCAGGTCATGGGGCTCGGAAGCTCAGGAAAGCTGGGCAGAGCCGATGGCTGGGTATAAGACCAAAAGTTCGAGGAGTGGCTATGAATCCAGTAGATCATCCACACGGTGGAGGTGAGGGTAAGAGCAAGAGTAGTGGAAGTCATGGGAAGTGTTCTCGTACTCCTTGGGGGAAGCCTTGCAAGTCTGGGTACAAAACTGGACCCCTGAAGCGCAGAAAGTAG
- the LOC121258346 gene encoding LOW QUALITY PROTEIN: COBRA-like protein 6 (The sequence of the model RefSeq protein was modified relative to this genomic sequence to represent the inferred CDS: inserted 2 bases in 2 codons), with protein MGMALIFIFLFLLSSISSSYGYDSLDPXCHITITWDLMLDNGNTYDLRVSLYNFQLFRHVERPGWKLSWTWKGDEAIWDMWGAEATQQGNCSRFRGQFLPHCCEKQPVIVDLMPGARYNKQFSKCCXGGLLSSMTQDSSMSVAAFRMNVNKASAGNISGDSSFMPMNFNLGLPGYTCGDPFQVPPTMFKEDGSRRWTQALETWNVTCIYSQFQASPAPKCCVSLSAFYNSTIVPCPQCSCNCQGLAGGKCVKSGETPSLLEQPHANEEDPQPLVRCSPHMCPIQVHWHVKNSYREYWRVKITITNLNFVKNYSMWNLVVLHPNLGNVTQVFSFNYHPLNSYAYINDTGMLWGIQYYNDMLLQSGPSGNVQTEMLLHKVPGIFTFREGWTFPRRISFNGDECVMPPPDQYPRLPNTAHTHSATPTLSILSFSLLLLLTVVL; from the exons ATGGGTATGGCCTTGattttcatcttcctctttctcttaaGCTCTATCTCATCTTCTT ATGGGTATGATTCACTGGACC GATGCCATATAACGATTACATGGGATCTCATGCTCGACAATGGTAACACGTATGAT TTAAGGGTATCACTCTACAACTTCCAACTATTTCGACATGTGGAACGGCCTGGTTGGAAACTGAGCTGGACATGGAAAGGGGACGAGGCAATATGGGATATGTGGGGAGCAGAGGCAACCCAGCAAGGAAACTGCTCCAGATTTAGGGGtcaatttcttcctcattgCTGTGAGAAGCAGCCAGTGATTGTTGATCTCATGCCAGGAGCACGTTATAACAAGCAGTTTTCCAAATGCT AAGGAGGGTTGCTCTCCTCCATGACACAAGACTCTAGCATGTCTGTTGCCGCTTTTCGGATGAATGTTAATAAAGCTTCTGCGGGCAACATTAGTGGAGACAGCAGCTTCATGCCCATGAATTTCAACCTTGGTCTTCCTGGTTATACATGTGGAGACCCGTTTCAGGTTCCACCAACCATGTTCAAAGAGGATGGAAGCCGTCGATGGACACAAGCTCTTG AGACGTGGAATGTAACCTGTATATACTCGCAATTTCAAGCATCACCTGCTCCAAAATGTTGTGTTTCCTTGTCTGCATTCTACAACAGTACCATTGTTCCTTGCCCCCAGTGCAGCTGTAATTGTCAAGGATTGGCTGGAGGAAAATGTGTAAA GTCTGGCGAAACTCCTTCCTTGTTGGAACAACCACATGCAAATGAAGAAGACCCACAACCTTTGGTGAGGTGCTCTCCCCACATGTGCCCAATACAGGTGCATTGGCATGTGAAAAACAGTTACAGAGAGTATTGGCGTGTCAAGATCACCATCACAAAtctaaattttgttaaaaactaTTCCATGTGGAACTTGGTGGTGCTCCACCCCAACCTGGGAAATGTCACTCAGGTTTTCAGTTTCAACTACCACCCCCTTAACTCGTATGCATACATAA ATGACACCGGAATGCTTTGGGGGATTCAGTATTACAATGACATGTTACTGCAATCGGGACCAAGTGGAAATGTACAAACCGAGATGCTACTGCACAAAGTTCCGGGGATTTTCACTTTTAGAGAAGGATGGACTTTTCCAAGAAGAATTTCCTTCAACGGTGATGAATGTGTCATGCCCCCTCCAGATCAATACCCTAGGCTCCCAAACACAGCTCATACTCATAGTGCTACACCAACGCTTTCCATACTCTCTTTctcgttgttgttgttgcttaCAGTAGTGCTCTGA
- the LOC121258365 gene encoding uncharacterized protein At4g06598-like, which translates to MASSKGSSSIRNFMCSGKHALLPPKSPFPSVSPPYADFPSNAVGSKSIQKPREGNVHHQRTSSENLLLEEQPSWLDDLLNEPETPIRRGGHRRSSSDSFAYIDAAHVSNLDYVAQDEYKYKNLISVPSWGSEDFEHHKDVQHASLYVDFNLAKQNNRAWEPSYNAVTNPSSHSIRDNTVRRSSGSSCLLQEADRFQSTESEKQDQVEYGSQDAKAFSERRDGSHAKASASETDTKRAKQQFAQRSRVRKLQYIAELERNIQALQAEGCEVSAELEFLNQQNLILSMENKALKQRLESLAQEQVIKYLEQEVFEREIGRLRALYQQQHLQQQQQKPSSSHRRTNSRDLASQLLTSL; encoded by the exons ATGGCAAGTTCCAAGGGGTCATCAAGTATTAGAAATTTTATGTGCTCTGGAAAGCATGCTCTACTTCCTCCTAAAAGTCCATTTCCCAGTGTTTCCCCACCATATGCTGATTTCCCTAGTAATGCAGTTGGATCAAAATCCATTCAGAAGCCTAGAGAGGGAAATGTACACCACCAACGAACTTCATCCGAGAATCTTCTCTTAGAGGAGCAACCTTCTTGGCTTGATGATCTTCTCAATGAACCGGAAACACCTATTCGCAGAGGAGGTCATAGGCGCTCATCAAGTGATTCCTTTGCTTACATTGACGCAGCACATGTTTCTAACTTAGATTATGTAGCTCAGGATGAGTACAAATATAAGAATTTGATTTCTGTACCTTCTTGGGGATCTGAAGACTTTGAGCATCACAAAGATGTGCAGCATGCTTCATTATATGTGGACTTCAACTTGGCAAAGCAGAATAATAGGGCATGGGAACCATCTTACAATGCTGTGACTAACCCAAGCAGCCATTCTATCAGGGATAACACCGTTCGCCGGAGTTCAGGATCATCATGTTTACTACAGGAAGCTGATAGGTTTCAATCTACAGAAAGTGAGAAGCAGGACCAAGTTGAATACGGTTCACAAGATGCAAAAGCTTTTTCTGAAAGAAGGGATGGTTCTCATGCTAAGGCTTCTGCTTCCGAGACGGATACAAAACGTGCTAAGCA GCAATTCGCTCAACGTTCACGGGTCCGGAAGCTTCAATACATAGCTGAGCTTGAAAGGAACATACAAGCTTTGCAG GCAGAAGGGTGTGAAGTTTCAGCTGAACTTGAATTTCTCAATCAGCAGAATCTTATTCTGAGCATGGAGAACAAAGCCCTCAAACAACGGTTAGAAAGTCTAGCTCAGGAGCAGGTCATAAAATACT TGGAGCAGGAagtatttgagagagagattgggaGGCTACGAGCCTTGTATCAGCAGCAGCATCTACAGCAACAGCAACAGAAGCCATCTTCTAGCCATCGACGCACGAACAGCAGAGACCTAGCTTCCCAATTGCTAACCTCTCTTTGA